GCTTCCTTTGCCTTGGAAATTGCCATTGTCATTCCCCTGTCTTTAAAGCTACCAGTGGGATTCAGACCGTCATATTTCACAAATACACGGACTTGTCTGCCGATCAGTTCTGCAATTGAGGGAACCCGAATCAAAGGAGTATTGCCCTCTAGCAAAGTCACCACTGGTGTATTTTCAGTGACAGGCAAGTATTGACGGTAGGCTTCTATTAGCCCCGGCCAGGGTTGGCGGTATGATTTAGCAGCAGTCAGGCTTAGAGTCACGGTATTTAAAAACTTTTATTTTTAGCTGAGATGGTAACAACTAGTGATATATCTTTATTTTGCACATTAAATGTGACCGATATGCAAGGTCGCAACAATAAATGTTTTTTTTGGAACAAAAATGCTATGCAAGTAGTCCAGGCAATGTACGACATTAGACAGGTTACAACCAATTATGAGGAGTATAGAATTATTTAATGATTCTTAAAACTTCTCTATTATAATATCTCTAATGGTGTGAGTCGATTTCTGTGGTTCGTATGGTTATGACTACTTCTAGCGTTTCAAACACTGAATCCCAAACATACTGGGCAACCAAATTGAATAAATGCCTTTATCAGGCCGAGCAGCAAGCAAAATTTATCAACCTGCAAGCTGAAGTTGATTGCTTGTTAAGGCAACTGCAGGATATGAAAGTCCAAAAATCATCTGATACGAGCAGCCTGGAAAGCTAAATAAGCACTGCACGTATATCGCTTCTACCACATTTTGTACAGCAATAAAACAAGTGTTACTCAAAGCGAATAACTTCAGAAGCCAGTACCGTACTCGCAAGACTCAGTATGCGATTGCTCGCACTGTGGAACTTTACCGTCTAAAAGTTCTATGAGGCTTTGAGCGTAAGCAATAGTGTCTTCTGAGATCGGCGATCGCTGGCTTAACCACTTATTCCCTCGTTCTTTCCCGTGACGGGCTGCTACAATCAAAGCACCCCAAGCTTGCACCGACTGTCGCTTTGGATTGACTTGCAATTCTGTTTCCACGCGATTCCATAATATGTCCCCATCTGCTTTAAGGAGGCTAGAAATTTCCTGAGCGTTTTGTGGCGAAGCCTTGAACACCTGTAAAGCTTTTTCCCAACGGCCATCTATTATATCTGCCAAAACTTCTTGGCTGGGGCTTGCCCAGATTGTATTGGCTTGCGTCTTTGTTAATTCGGAGTGCAAGCGAATGACATCTATTTGGGAATTCACTATCGGTGAAAAAAGCTTTTTTTGGCGTTTCTTCAGAGATTCCAACCGTTCAAGAGCTGGTGTCCACAATCCGCTACGGGCTAACAAGAGAGCATCTCGATACACTGAATTCTTAAGAAATTGTTGTGTGAAAGCAATTGCTTCTAATTGGATGGGATTGAGGAAGTATTTGACAGATTGGACTTGGTAAATTTTTAACTGAGGTTCTAAACCTACTGTTTGATCTACAACGAGTTCTTTGTTCCCACCACCTGTGACTTGTCGCCATTCAGGTAAATGCCCGTTTGGGCTAGTCCAGGGCAACATGAATTGTAAATGAGTGCGATCGCTATTGTAATAAACAACAATACCGTAAGCAATGAGACTCGTTCCTTGTTGGCGCTGACCCTGTAAATAAAACCAAACACCAGATGATGGCGTCTCACCTTCAAAACGCCCCACTTCATTAAGAGGTAAGGACAAACTAGAACCTTGATTTTCATCTGTAGCCTTAACAAAAGACGCTACCACAAAAGACTCTTCCGGTCCTGCGACAGGTAACTGAGTTGCTAGACGATAATATTTCTCCGATACGGATTTCAATTCCAATTCTTTGGAATGTTGATAAACTCTAAGTTCAACTATAGATTTACAATCAGACTGGCAATTAGAGCGTTGCTTCAAAACTGGGAGCAAGAAAGAAACTGCTGTATCACCTTTTAAAGGTAAGATTTGTCCTGCTTCCAACCCCTCCTGCTTGAGAGACTCTTGAATTTGTTTGAGAGTATAAGGACGTTCTGCGCCAGTTGTGGAAATTTGCACCCAATCCGGCAAAAATTTAGTGAGCCATCCTACTTGATAGGGATTGAGTATGAATTGAATGCTTATCCAAGCAAAAGTGACAACTAACCCTCCGCTCCCCATCAAAACCGCCAATGCGATCGCTGACACCAGCCAACTTTTCTGCTTGGGTTTCTTTTTAGGTTTTTTATAGACACGCTTGACGCCACCTTCTTTTGGTTGATTTTGTCTGTAGGCTTTTGGCGCAGGGTTTGACGAAGAATTTGCCATGCTACTTTTTAACCAGTCTAATTAATCATCGTGTTTAAAGTATTTCCCTTTATACTCGCGTTTTTCATTAATGGATAGTGGTTAGTTGTTGGTTGTTAGTGGTTAGTAGGGAACCACCAACCACTATCCACTAACAAATATAAATTCCGTGAAACTACTCATGTCATCACAAGAACTTTTTAAATACACTTTTGAGCATAAGTGTGATGTGGGTTGAGTGTAAAAAGTTAAAAGGTAGAATAATTCGTAGCAGTTATGGTACTGATAGAACTCTTACATAATTGAAGAGTTACTCAACTACCAAATGAAGCGATGCTTATTCTTAAAGAGAAGTAGGAATAAACCTCGAAGGTTTTGCTTAAAAAAGACATAAGGATATGGAAATGCAGAAATAAATTTATTTGTGTGTCCACATTCTTATGTCTGATTTTTTATTAATATGTATTGTTGGTATTAGATTTCCAGGAAATAGATTATTCCATACTGTGGTACGGGCGTCCTCGCCCGTCTTATATGAGTAACGGGCGAGGACGCCCGTACCACAAGAAATTTAGATGCCAATTTGATAGGTGCTGACCATTGGTAACAAGTTAAGCCTGCACGGCAGTTGTTAAGGGAGTTCCAGAAGATACCTTAAAGAAAAATTGGTCGGAGCCTCGCTGTTTTTCTGGAAATGGTGCGACAATTAACTTAACATTCGGTTTTCGTTGCTGTTTAACAATACCTAAATCTTTATTTTCGGACGCAGCAAAATACTGTATTGGGTCAGTAGTCTTACCTTTTTGATGAGCTACATAAAAATGGTTATGTAGTAAGCTTTTCTAGACCATCTTGCTGAAAATTACACGGATCTCGGCTCAACCCCATATTCGTTGGAAGTCCCAAAGAGGGATCGCTTCTATTTTCTTAAGCAACTATATAAAATCTCTTTCCATCTTGGTATGTCAATTTCTCGAACTACAGTTATGTTTGGTTCTTTATGAAGGACATCTAATTCATCAATAACTGTCATACCGCGAGTTAGATCACTTGTTATTTCTATATCTACAAAATATTTGCCTTGACGGGTTACAATCGTAGGATCAAGAGCAACTGCCATCGCTACTGGATCTGCTAGTGTTAATCCAATAGCTCCTTGTAGTTTTCTAGAAGCTTCAAAAGAAAATCGATTGCTATTCACTGCTAAAAGCGATTTATCTGTTCCGAAAGCCTCAATCATGTCGATTTCAGTAGAGGTCAATGCGGCAGTATATCGGCTGAGTTCCCAACCAACCATTTCAATTGGCATTCCACTATGAAAAACGACCTTTGCTGCTTCTGGATCTACCCAAATATTGTATTCAGCAGCAGGTGTAACATTACCAACTGTATTAGCACCACCCATTACTACACAGCGAGGAACTAGGGAAGCAATTTCAGGAGCACGGCTTAATGCAATAGCAATATTTGTAAGAGGCCCCAAGGTGACGAGGGTAATTTCATCAGGATAAGTTTTTAGTAAATCTATGATTGCATCAGTTGCATGTGACATTTTGGGTTTGATATGTGAATCGGGATAGTACATATTTCCCATGCCATCTTTGCCATGAAACCATTCAGCATAATTACTTTTTCTTAGAATTGGTTTTTTACACCCAACATACACAGGTGTAATAGCCTTACAAGTTTCTAACGTGTACAGTGCATTTTTCAAACCCTGTTCAACAGACACATTTCCATTAACAATTGTTATTGCAACAACTTGTACATCTGTCCAAGAATGGGCCATCATAATTGCTACAGCATCATCAGAAGCAGTATCTGTATCAATTAGTAGTTTACGCATAAAAAGTGTAACGTCTTTTGTAGTAAAGAACAAAATAAATCGGATATTTACGTATTTGGCTCAGACTCTCTAGATCGCAAAATAGCGATCGCACTGCTCATGCTAAGGACAATCAATACAATAAAGTTTTCTAGCTGTGCAAATTAACGATCTCAAACCGGGCATTGTATCGAAGACAAGTCTATCAGGCTTTTGTCACCGATATCATAATTTTGGAATTAATTCAACACAAAGAGAACTTTATGCAGTCGCTTAATGGAACAATTCTCAATGCTACTGCACTAATTGATTTTTGCTGGGTAAATGATTTGGAGTGGCTACAACATTACTATAGCCCATTGTACATTGCCCAGGAAGTGCTGGATTCAGATCAACTGGAACTCCCTACTCGTGAGGCTGCAAAAAGTTACTTAACTGCACTCTCTCTTTCCACCGAAGAAATGTTTTTCACGAGCTAAAAAATTGATAAATAGTCATGAACGCACGATCGCTGCATTAAGCACTAACCATCCAAAGTTTTCACGGTTAACACTTGTGGTGGTGTTGAATCTGGTGGGTAAATCAAATCAATTTGCACGGTACGACGAGAATTGCTTGGCATTACAAGCTTAATGAGTGGTTCTAATATCTGACCAGTTCTATGCCATAAATGTACGTAACGAGTTTTTTGTTCTCCTTTGTCATCAATATAACGTAGCCTTACCGTACCTCGGAAAAAAGGAAAATCTAAAGATGGTTTACGAAACCGCAAACCTCCTTTGGATAAAGTGTCTTCTTTCAAAGGGGTTTCTAATGTCAAGTATACAGTTTGATTTTGATTGGTGGAGTTGATTAAAGTGACGAATGGTGCATCTTGCATCAAGTAACTTGCTGCCTGTAAAACATCCACTGTCACTGGTTTTTGACTTGGATTGTGCAAAATCAAGCCCAAATAAAGCGTTTGCAAATCTTTAGGAGTGTGGGTGTAGTGATGGGCAAATAAGTCAAATCTTCCCTGAAAAGGAAAGTTTAAGTGTGCGGCTGAAACTTTTTTTCTGTTTGTAGGAAAGGTAGAGAGTAAAATTCCTTCAGTTTTGATCCACTCAGGACTATTGCTATTAAAGACAGATACTGTATCTAGCTTGCCTGGTAAAGAGCGTACTTCCCCAACTTGGACGATTTCTTCAGGTGCTGGTTTAAGTGGAGTTTGGGCAAGAGCTTTTTCTGAACTTGTTCCTTTTTTGCTAGAAGAGAAACGCGTGTTTGTGACAAATCCAAGGCTAGCAGTGATAAGAAACCCTAATATAAGTAGGAATACTGAGGCAGGTAATTTATTTTTGGGTCGATGGACTGGCATGAAAATTAATTTTTAAGAAAGCGCGGTGTAAAGGATGACTCATTATAACTACAGGTTCCTTGATATATTTCCTGAGTGCGATCGCAGTCAATAGAATGATGATGGGAGTGCTCGGTTAGGAACTTGTGGTTGCCAACATAACAATAGGCGTTTAGCATACTATGGCTAATGTCAGACTAAAAAAATTTATTAATATACCAGCTTTTCTTATGGTTTCGATTGCCCGTAAAAATCTGCTTGAAGACATTCCTCGCTTTCTAGCAGC
This genomic interval from Scytonema hofmannii PCC 7110 contains the following:
- a CDS encoding nucleoside hydrolase, with translation MRKLLIDTDTASDDAVAIMMAHSWTDVQVVAITIVNGNVSVEQGLKNALYTLETCKAITPVYVGCKKPILRKSNYAEWFHGKDGMGNMYYPDSHIKPKMSHATDAIIDLLKTYPDEITLVTLGPLTNIAIALSRAPEIASLVPRCVVMGGANTVGNVTPAAEYNIWVDPEAAKVVFHSGMPIEMVGWELSRYTAALTSTEIDMIEAFGTDKSLLAVNSNRFSFEASRKLQGAIGLTLADPVAMAVALDPTIVTRQGKYFVDIEITSDLTRGMTVIDELDVLHKEPNITVVREIDIPRWKEILYSCLRK
- a CDS encoding DUF3370 family protein, whose protein sequence is MPVHRPKNKLPASVFLLILGFLITASLGFVTNTRFSSSKKGTSSEKALAQTPLKPAPEEIVQVGEVRSLPGKLDTVSVFNSNSPEWIKTEGILLSTFPTNRKKVSAAHLNFPFQGRFDLFAHHYTHTPKDLQTLYLGLILHNPSQKPVTVDVLQAASYLMQDAPFVTLINSTNQNQTVYLTLETPLKEDTLSKGGLRFRKPSLDFPFFRGTVRLRYIDDKGEQKTRYVHLWHRTGQILEPLIKLVMPSNSRRTVQIDLIYPPDSTPPQVLTVKTLDG